A region of the Nitrospinota bacterium genome:
TGGCTTAACAATTTCAGCAATATCTACTGCTTGGAAGGCCTCTTTTCCTAACAAAGCTCTTACATTCTGCCCCGTAATAGCAACAATTGGAATAGAATCAACTTTAGCAGTATAGAGCCCCGTTACAAAATTGGTAGCTCCAGGTCCAGAAGTTGCAAGGCACAATCCCACCTTATCAGCAACTCTGGCATACCCATCTGCTGAATGACAAGCCCCTTCTTCATGCCGGGAAATAAAATGCCTTATCTTTTTTGATTGACTCAAAGATTTGTAAAGAGGATTAATTGCAGCCCCTGGAATCCCAAAGGCAACTTCTATACCTTCATCCTCCAGGATTTTTACAATAGCGTCTGTAACGAGCATTTTTGCCATAATTCTTCCCTCCTAAAAGAGAATTACTACAATATGATGGTTCATATTATGAAACTTTGTTTCATTTTATATAATCTAAATTTTAATCCCTGCTCAAAAAATATTTCGGGATAAAAGGTATTTCACATTGTGAAACAGTATTTCATCTCAATGGTCTGATTATCATACCACTATTGTTTTATTTGTCAAGTATTTTTTATTAAAAATATTTAATACATTATACAATTTTTTATTATATAGATAACATCTTGAAAGTTATGGATATAAATAAAAGAAGATTGGTTTGAGTTACTCTTCTTTTTCTATTGTTACCTCTGTGGATTTGATATCATTTAATGCTGAGAGGTCTCCCAAAATCCTGCCGAATACGTTGACGGGGCTTGCAGGTCTGCATTCATCTCCCACACTTGCAGGTGTAGGTCCCCAAAAGATACAAAACGCATTTCCTGGAGGCCAATAGGCTAAGTCTCCTTTTTCAACTACCTCTTTTGGGTTTTCTGATCCCATCTTTACAGGAATAGAAAAATATATTTCGTCTCCCCAACGATTACCGCTTGCTTTTATGGGTAACTTTTCCCAAACCGCTTCCGCTGTCTTTGTCTCATTTAACTCTCCCTGAAATTCGTTGCCACCAATATTCAATTTAATCTTTTTCACCATATCCTCCTCCATAAAAGTTACTTTTAAAGCCCAGCCTGCGAGATATCTTCTCAGCAGTCTTCACAACAAGTGGTACTAATTCATTTCTTAATCTTACGTTTGTAAATCTGGTTGATGGCCCTGATACGCTAATACCCCCAACTGTATCTCCATGATAATCAAATATAGGAACTCCAACGCACTTAAGGCCTATTTCCAACTCTTCATTATCAATTGCATATCCCTGTCTTTTTATCTGCTGTAGTTCTTTTTTGAGTTCTTTTTTGTCTATAATTGAATTCTTAGTTAATTTGACCATTTTAATATTTGATAGAACATTATCTAATTCTTTAGGTGATTTATGAGATAGGATGGCTTTGCCTACTGATGTACAATGGGCAGGCGCTCTCTTTCCAACAGCAGACATCATTCTTATTGTCTGAGTACCATCTATTTTATCGATATCGATGATCTCTCCTCTATCCAATATTGCAAGATGAACCGTCTCTTTACATTTATCGACCAGTTCTTGAAGCAAAGGCATGGCAAAAGACCTAAGACTCATCTTATTAATACAAGCACTCCCTATTTCAAACACCTTAAGCCCCAACATATACTTGCCTGAACTGGGATCTTGTTCAATGTAATCCATTCTCTTAAGAGTGCTTAATATTCTAAATACGGTTGGTTTCGATAAACCAACCCTTTGTGTTATCTCTTTCAATCCCAAGGATGGTACTTCAGCAGTAAATAATTCTAATACCTTTAATGCCCTTACTACTGATTGAATGTCATATCCAGAGGAAGATCTCGAGTCATTCATATTCTTAG
Encoded here:
- a CDS encoding cyclophilin-like fold protein; this encodes MVKKIKLNIGGNEFQGELNETKTAEAVWEKLPIKASGNRWGDEIYFSIPVKMGSENPKEVVEKGDLAYWPPGNAFCIFWGPTPASVGDECRPASPVNVFGRILGDLSALNDIKSTEVTIEKEE
- a CDS encoding IclR family transcriptional regulator, with amino-acid sequence MNDSRSSSGYDIQSVVRALKVLELFTAEVPSLGLKEITQRVGLSKPTVFRILSTLKRMDYIEQDPSSGKYMLGLKVFEIGSACINKMSLRSFAMPLLQELVDKCKETVHLAILDRGEIIDIDKIDGTQTIRMMSAVGKRAPAHCTSVGKAILSHKSPKELDNVLSNIKMVKLTKNSIIDKKELKKELQQIKRQGYAIDNEELEIGLKCVGVPIFDYHGDTVGGISVSGPSTRFTNVRLRNELVPLVVKTAEKISRRLGFKSNFYGGGYGEKD